In Capsicum annuum cultivar UCD-10X-F1 chromosome 7, UCD10Xv1.1, whole genome shotgun sequence, one genomic interval encodes:
- the LOC107878424 gene encoding aspartate aminotransferase, mitochondrial has product MAIRAAISDRCSKLSSSSLGARSLSSWWGNVEPAPKDPILGVTEAFLADPSPDKVNVGVGAYRDNSGKPVVLECVREAERRIAGSFNMEYLPMGGSVKMIEESLKLAYGENSDLIKNKRIAAIQALSGTGACRIFADFQKRFCPDSQIYIPVPTWSNHHNIWRDAHVPQKTYHYYHPESKGLDFAAMMDDIKNAPKGSFFLLHACAHNPTGVDPTEEQWREISHQFKVMGHFAFFDMAYQGFASGNPEKDAMAIRIFLEDGHPIGCAQSYAKNMGLYGQRVGCLSIVCEDEKQAVAVKSQLQQLARPMYSNPPVHGALVVSTILGDPNLKNQWLGEVKGMADRIIGMRTALRENLEKLGSPLSWEHITNQIGMFCYSGMTPEQVDRLTKEYHIYMTRNGRISMAGVTTGNVSYLANAIHEVTKSA; this is encoded by the exons ATGGCGATCCGAGCCGCGATTTCCGATCGTTGTTCCAAGCTTAGCTCATCGTCGCTCGGAGCGCGATCGTTGTCGTCGTGGTGGGGGAACGTTGAGCCGGCTCCTAAAGATCCTATACTCGGCGTTACTGAAGCTTTCCTCGCCGATCCTAGTCCTGACAAAGTCAATGTTGGCGTT GGAGCTTACAGGGACAACAGTGGAAAACCAGTGGTACTGGAGTGTGTTAGAGAAGCAGAGCGGAGGATCGCTGGCAGTTTCAACAT GGAATATCTTCCTATGGGAGGAAGTGTCAAGATGATCGAGGAGTCACTGAAGTTAGCCTATGGGGAGAACTCagacttgataaaaaataaacgCATTGCTGCAATTCAAGCTTTATCTGGGACTGGTGCATGCCGAATTTTTGCAGACTTCCAAAAGCGTTTTTGTCCTGATTCCCAGATTTATATTCCTGTTCCTACATGGTCTAA TCACCATAACATTTGGAGAGATGCCCATGTCCCTCAGAAAACgtatcattattatcatcctGAATCAAAGGGTTTGGACTTTGCTGCAATGATGGATGATATAAAG AATGCCCCAAAAGGATCGTTCTTTCTGCTTCATGCTTGTGCTCATAATCCTACTGGGGTGGATCCGACCGAGGAACAATGGAGGGAGATTTCACACCAGTTCAAG GTCATGGGACATTTTGCTTTTTTTGACATGGCCTATCAAGGATTTGCAAGTGGGAATCCAGAGAAAGATGCTATGGCCATCAGGATATTTCTTGAGGATGGTCATCCAATAGGATGTGcccaatcatatgcaaaaaaTATGGGGCTATATGGCCAGAGAGTTGGTTGCCTAAG TATTGTCTGTGAGGATGAAAAACAAGCAGTGGCAGTGAAAAGTCAGTTGCAGCAGCTTGCCAGGCCCATGTACAGTAATCCACCTGTTCATGGTGCGCTCGTTGTTTCTACCATCCTTGGAGATCCAAACTTGAAAAATCAATGGCTTGGGGAAGTGAAG GGCATGGCTGATCGCATCATCGGGATGAGAACTGCTTTAAGAGAAAACCTTGAGAAGTTGGGCTCACCTCTATCTTGGGAGCACATAACGAACCAG ATTGGCATGTTCTGCTACAGTGGGATGACACCTGAACAAGTTGATCGATTGACAAAAGAGTATCACATCTACATGACTCGTAATGGTCGTATCAG TATGGCAGGAGTTACGACTGGAAATGTTAGCTACTTGGCAAACGCTATTCATGAGGTTACTAAATCAGCTTAA